A single region of the Chionomys nivalis chromosome 5, mChiNiv1.1, whole genome shotgun sequence genome encodes:
- the LOC130874627 gene encoding alpha-ketoglutarate dehydrogenase component 4-like has translation MGSKMASASRVVQVVKPHTPLIRFPDRRDNPKLSASDVLRSVGLPSHSSVISQHSKGNISPDLLIYPGPPDTAEILKTLPQKYRRKPISQEEMDFIQS, from the coding sequence ATGGGCAGCAAGATGGCTTCCGCCAGCAGGGTCGTGCAGGTAGTGAAGCCACATACTCCATTAATAAGGTTCCCTGACAGAAGAGACAATCCTAAACTCAGTGCCTCAGACGTTTTGAGATCTGTTGGGCTACCCTCTCACTCTTCTGTAATTTCACAGCATTCTAAAGGAAACATATCCCCAGATCTGCTGATATATCCGGGGCCCCCAGACACTGCAGAAATACTAAAAACATTACCTCAGAAGTACAGAAGGAAACCTATATCTCAAGAAGAAATGGACTTTATCCAGAGTTGA